The Stegostoma tigrinum isolate sSteTig4 chromosome 18, sSteTig4.hap1, whole genome shotgun sequence sequence GATAATGGACGATATATACTGGTCCATACGATAAATGGGCAACTACTATAGCCTACATATACCGGTCTATACCATACCTACACAACTACCGCAGGCAAAATATACATTACTGTGACCGTCATACATAACTACATAAACTGCACTGACTGATATTTTATCATATTGACACAGCTTCGATAATCTATATGTACTGATACGATAGAATACATATGCAGCGATAATGAACTAAATATTATGTATATAATTCCTTAACCAAACACAGACATAGTTTATAAACTACGTGTATGAACCAGCTTTCAGTTCCTGGTGATCTGGGATATTAAACACCAGTGCACAGCAAGAAAAACATTAAAGTTGCGTTGTAAAAGTCGAGTTCCCAATCGCTAGTTAGTCTCCAGGTTAGCCTATAGAATATCGAGGCCAATGGGGAGAGAGTAAGCATGCGTTACTCCCTGCGCTAGGGCCGATCACAATCCGCGCTTTGCTGAGCTTCTGTATTTTTCCCTTCGCATTGAAAGTTTGTAGTTGAGTGCTCGGTGGGGAGTGAGCTCTATCTTGATGCTGCAGCctgtgggttgggggggtggcGTGGGGGGCCAGTGAAGATGGAGAATCGCTGCTTCTTGTTTATTCTGGGATTGGGCACGGCACGCGTCCGGCGCACGCCCCGGGGAGACAacggggagttggggaggggtgggggagggcggTGGAGGAAGgcggagagggaggtgggggtggccgaagttgggggtggggtgggggtagaCGGAGAGAGTGAATGGGCGGAGCTGCGGCGCAAGCCTGCGGTTTGAAAAGGCAGCGCCTGGGAGCTGAGGGGTTTCAGTGCAGCTCAGAGcaaagaggagtgtgtgtgagagagggagagacagggagctgGGCTTAGCAAAGAGGAGCGAACAataaaagcacacacacacacacacacacacacacacacagagagtgagggagagagagggaatcTATAGAGACGCTGCCCCGAGTCGAGATAAAGGGCGCACGGCGCAACACGCGAACGCCACGAGTTGGGCGCACGGCCGGCGGAGTCTGCACCGTTTGCACCGCGGATtttcccctcctcccctctcaGCTTccctcccctccagcccccacctcACTCCACCCTCCCACTTACCCTCCCCTCCAGCACTtacacccaaacccacccccccccccgaccctcagCAGCCTCCGATGCCCAGAATGGGGAGCAGCGCGAAGAGACTGACCAGCCAGCAGACTTACCCTCAGCCCGCCTGCCTTTACGCCGCTGCTCCGCCGAATGTGCAGGAGGTCCGCCTGGAGCCGCAGCAACAAAAACAACAACAACCCGGTAGCGCCGGTCCGTCCTCCAGCGGCAAGCTGAAGAGGCAGCGTTGCTGCTCGCCCGAGTTACTGCGCTGTAAGAGGCGCCTGAATTTTAGCGGTTTCGGCTACAGCCTGCCCCCGCAGCAACCGGCAGCCGTGGCCCGGCGGAACGAGAGGGAGAGGAACCGGGTAAAGCTGGTTAACCTGGGCTTCGCCACCCTCCGGGAACACGTCCCGAACGGCAGCGCCAACAAGAAGATGAGCAAAGTGGAGACGCTGCGCTCGGCAGTGGAGTATATCCGTGCGCTACAGCAGCTTCTGGACGAACATGATGCAGTGAGCGCGGTTTTCCAGGCCGGCCTGCTCTCCCCCAACCTCTCCACCGAAATCAACTCCATCGCCAGCTCCCCTGtatcctcctgctcctctgaggaaGTAGCGAGCGAGCCTCTGAGTCCTGAGGAACAAGAACTCCTCGACTTCGCCAGCTGGTtttgagctctctctctctcttcctctctctctctctctctctctatctgtctctccctgcaGCAGGTTTGGACTTCAATGACCCCTCCACATTGCGATGCCAAACGAGAACTATACCTCCAGGCCCGCCCGAGATTCGGCTCCATTTCGAAGGCGCAGGATActggagggaggaagtgttgacATTCACGCCGGTTTTGTGCTCCCTGCCCGCCCTAGATGTCTCTGTTTTAACCCGCCCAAAGTGAGCTGGGGTGGACGGGGTTGAGATGAGGGATATTCCTGAGAGATCTgagcccctcccccccccccccccccccccccgggggaggaggaggagagggggataGATGCAGAATACCATTCTGGTTGTATGGAGGCAGCGGATATCTCAGAAAGTGTTTTCCATGGCTCGATGGCCCGAATGGCCGCATTCAGCGCCGCCACTTTTCTGGGATTCTGAAAACAAACATGCCTCTCtctttgaaagcaaaatactgtggacgctggagacctgaaacaactcgacaactgctggagaaactcaacaggtctggcagcatctgcggaaagagagagagaggagttaatgtttcaagtctggggtgacccttcagaactgaaacgTACTGGAAAATGCTATTTTTATGTACTTTTGACAGAAGAGACTGCCAACTGTCTAAAAGAGCTAACTGGAAGTATAGAGTTAAACATTGTCCAATCCTTTTCAGCTCTGAAGGAGTCAGATTGGATTAGAGACATTAGCCCTGTCGCTCTCAGACCAACTGAGattctccatcattttctgtgtttccatcCTGCGCCTGTGCCGAATCGGGAGAACATCGTCAACCATTGTGTCTCCTTTCTCCAACTCGGTCATAAAGAAGAATAAAGCCCGGCCGAGTTACCCCGGGACCCAGGCACCAGCGGCGGCGGGGACAGGACTCACATCTTGCCTGGACCGCAGCAGCTTTCACTGGCGAAACCGTGCTGTGGATACAATGTGTGCCTAGGCCAACCGCCGCCCCACTCCCCCCACAGAGGGAATACTCCCTCCCCGGGTCCTCGGCTATACCCGACAACCTGAAACAATCACCAAAGCCAACATTGCCTGCTCCCAGCTACTGACCATCTGCCAACTCCGAGACCAGCCCCTCGAACTGTCACAGACCCACGCAGCAAGACTTTGTGGGCGAACTGTCTTTCTTTGTCACAGTTAATGCTTTAGCCAATTGAaaagttgtttttaaaataatacttTTATACTACTTTCAATATTGAACGCTTCAAGGCCTTGGATTTTTTAATTACAAGAAAAAATCTATTTGTATCTATGCTAACCAGTTCTGAATTATATTAAGCTATTTTTGTATATAAGAGAGATGATTTATAGAGTTTTGTACACgacttgacttttttttaactaaatATGTGTCGGGCCAGAAGCTAAAGAACCATGTGATATCCGCACCATTTACCTTTATATCTTCGCCTCTGAACTGCCATTTGGAATGTCCACGGATTTTACAGGATGACATTCCCTGTACGAACTCCCAGGGAATTCTGATAGTGTCTTATTCTCGAGTTTGGTAGCGGAACTTAACCGATTTCACTGCCTGAAACAAACAGACCACATCCTGCTAACTTCGGTTTACAGTTATCCGTTCTTGGCCCTGTTTTGGTcctatatatatttatatataaagagtttgtttttgttttgcaaactGACAAAATCGTGTCCGTATGATGTCTTTTTCCTACATATTAGTTTCATAATAAAgcatttttatatttaaaaaaacagaactaTCCTTGGTTAATGTAATGTATCTGTTTCATCAATGTGTCCAGCCCCAAATTTGTCAGTATTCAAGTCCCAGGTAAACCGGTTTGGCCGAACTCTCACTGTGGTCAGAACTCCCAGGTAATCCGCTTTCCGTTAGTGAATTCAGCCTGGAGCAGACCAGAAAGACGGTGCATTTAAATTATTCACAACGTCCCAGAACCTCTCAGGAAGCTGTAGCTTTCGATAGGGAAGGTGCTTTGAAGTATAGTTAAGATGAGGAGGTGCCGGTggaggactggggtggacaaagtcaggagtcacagcACACCAGGGCTATGGGGcaaaagtttatttgaaatcacaagctttcggagcagcGTTGGCGTTGTGTGACTCTCGATAATGTAGGACATGCATCAGCAAGTAAGATCCAATCAAAACCAGGACCACAATGAACAGATAATCTGCCCCTGATAATGTTAGTTGATggagaaatattggccaggacgtAAGTAAAATCTCACCTAccctttttaaaatagtgaccATGGACCTTTTAGTAAACCCTTGAAGGACAAATGTCGCCTTGATTTAATGTTCCTTCTTGCCGTCCTTGGGAAGTGAACTAATgtgcatttattgcacatcctcaGTTGTCCTGGGACAGGTGTTAGTCGGTCAGGTGGAGGTACTGTTGGGGAggaaattttgacccagcgacagtgaaggaacggtgatatatttccacgccaggatg is a genomic window containing:
- the ascl1a gene encoding achaete-scute homolog 1a; translation: MGSSAKRLTSQQTYPQPACLYAAAPPNVQEVRLEPQQQKQQQPGSAGPSSSGKLKRQRCCSPELLRCKRRLNFSGFGYSLPPQQPAAVARRNERERNRVKLVNLGFATLREHVPNGSANKKMSKVETLRSAVEYIRALQQLLDEHDAVSAVFQAGLLSPNLSTEINSIASSPVSSCSSEEVASEPLSPEEQELLDFASWF